Within the Halomonas sp. HL-93 genome, the region GTTATGCTGCTCCGCACGGCAAGCCTGAAGCCATTGTTGAAGGTCCTTACGAGTATTGGCGGAAAGCGGCGGTGAGAGATTGCCCAGATCCTCCAAAAACACGTCCAGATCGCGAAGGTCACTGGTCGCCCGGGCACGGTGCTTGAGCGCCTTGAGCTGCTTCTTGAGCCCCGGCACCTTGGTAACGGAACGCAGGGATTCGCCCACCGCCCGGCTGCGACGCAGGTTTACCCGGTACTGGTGCAGAAACTCGGGATCCTCCCCCGCGATGACCCCGGGCTCCAGCGCCTTGATCATCCAGCACTGGTGCGCAAGCATGGCGCGGGTTCGTGTCGCCATATCGTTTTTAGGGTCAGGCGACTTGGGCGCCCGACGCTTGAACAGCGGATAACTCGCGGCTTCCGGGCTAAGGCTCCCCACCAGCGTCGCGCCGCCCTGCTCCATGGCCGACCAGGGCGTTTGCGGCAGCGTGAAATGCAGCACGCTGGCGGTGGACAGCTTCGTCGGCGAGGCTTTATCGAGCCAACGGGCAAGCTCCACCAGCGCCGGATTATGGCCGATTATCAATACCCGCTCGGCTCCCTCCGGCAGCGCCTTCAGCCAGGCCAGCAGTGCGTCGCCCTCAAAGGTGTAAAGGGCTTCATCGAAGTGCACTTGGTTCGCCATGGGGCGGTCAGGCAGCCGCCCGGCAATTTCGTCGAACGTCGCCCGTGTGCGCGCCGACGTGCTGACGTAAACCTCGCCTTCCAACGCTTGCCAGCGCTGCAGCACCGGCGCCATCGCCGCGGCCTGGCGTTTTCCTCGCTTGCGCAAAGGCCTTTGGTGGTCGGCCATATCGCCGCTGGGCTGTTTGGCCTTGGCGTGGCGCATCACGAATAGGTGGCGCATGTCTTGACTCCCTATCGCGACTTGATAAAGGTAGTCTAGTACACACCCTAGCGCGGACGAACACGCCGATGGGGCCGCACCACCCACCAGCTCGCCAGCACCAAGCCACCAAACACGCTGTAACCCACCACAAACACCCATTCCGGCGCGCTGTAGTAAAGCAGGCTGTGTAGCCAATGCTGAATAAACGACCCGGTATAAGTAGCCGCGCCCGCTTCGGCTCTAAGCGCCATTTCCCAGGTGGTCAGCGGGCAGACGGCGCCCAACCAGGATTGCATCACCACATAACCAATGGCACATAGATGAACGATACGGAACACTCTATTGCGCACCCAACGCCATTTCAGAAAATACCCTGCGAATACGGCGAACAGGCCGAGCACAACGAAGGCCACAAACAGCACGTGAATAATTAACATGGCGTCGGCTAAAAGCAGCAATAGCCACTGTTCGGACATCATCATTCACCTCGGCGTGGCTTATCTGTCTGCAAAGCTTGCCCACTGACGTTTCAAGCCCGTAACGGCAGCGCTGCGCCAATGGCCATGAACACTCCCCCGCAAACGCGATTAAACCCTCGCCCGGCCCGTTCTAACCAATGCCGAATACGGCTAGCGGCGCTTGCCAGAATGAACTCTGCCAAAAATTCCGTCATCACAAAGGTCGCCGCCATAATGACAAACTGGTGCACTAGGCTGTTTTGCGGGTCAAGGAATTGCGGTAAGAAGGCGCTAAAGAACAGCAACACTTTGGGATTGGTAATCGACGCAAGCGCCCCCTGGCGAAAAAGCGACCAACCACTGGTCACCATTTCGTCAGGATGCGCTGTCGTGGAAATTGGCGGTGAGCGCCATACCTGAATGCCAAGCCAAACGAGATACGCGCCCCCTACCCACTTCAGAATGGAAAGCCACATAACCGACGACTTGATCAGTGCCCCAATACCAAACATGCAAAGGGCGATAACGATGACAAAGCCTATTGCGCCGCCTGAAATAGTAAACAGCGTCTTGCGACTTCCGTGAAGCACCCCATGCGTCAGCGCGAGAAGCCCATTGGGACCTGGCGACAGCGACAAGCCGACACAGCTGACGAGATAGATAAACCACATATCGAACTGCATTGAATCTCTCCTGGATGCCCGCTGACACGCGCCCACAAAATACCAGCGACCGCTGCCTGCTATGGGGCAATCCTTACACAACTAGCCGATGAAATGCACTTTTCGACAGCGCGGCTGCGACTGGCTTATGCGTCGCTCGTTGTGTTCCTGTGCATCTCGGGAGAGCGTACACTCTCTACAAACCGGTTTACCGGAGAGCTCCACCAGCTGGCCTCAGGGTTCTGAGCCAAACCACAGAGGATGGCACTATGGCTCAATCAAAGCGGTTCACCCTGGACAGGCTGCGCTTTGCTTTCAGTCGGCTGAACGAGCGTCTGTGGGTCAAGCCACTGATGCTTTGCGTGCTTTCTATTGGTGGCACCTTCATCGCCATGCTCGCTGACGATATGGGGCTATCTAGTGTGCTGCCCGATATCACCCTGGAGTCTGTCGAATCGCTACTGACCATCATGGCGTCCAGCATGCTGGTGATTGCGACATTTGCGGTGGGGTCCATGGTGGCCGCCTACGCCTCTGCCAGCACCGGGGCCACTCCCCGCTCCATACCGCTGGTTATCGCCGATGACGTCACCCAGAACGCATTGTCTGCGTTTATTGGCGCCTTCATTTTCAGTATTGTGTCCCTTATAACCCTCAAGAACGACATGTTTGACGCTGCAGGCCGGTTTGCCATCTTCGCTCTGACGCTTTTGGTGTTTGCCATTGTCATCATCACGTTCGTTCGCTGGGTGGACAGAATCGCCCGGCTGGGCAAAGTGTTGAATACCCGACGTCACCCCCTGATTGAGTAGCGCTACACTTTAGAGTCCGATCCTATGGGTAAGGAGATTGGACATGAAGAAGCGTTTCAGCGAAGAACAGATCATTGGCTTCTTGGCCGAAGCCGAAGCGGGACTGCCCATCAAAGAGCTATGCCGTCGGCACGGTTTCTCAGAAGCCAGTTACTATCTATGGCGGAGCAAGTTTGGCGGCATGAGCGTCCCCGATGCCAAGCGACTCAAAGAACTCGAAGCCGAAAATGGACGCTTGAAAAAGCTGCTCGCGGAGTCGCTACTGGAGATGGAGGTCACTCGCGAGGCGCTGAGAAAAAAGTGGTGAGCGCCCCGGCACGCCGAGACGTGGTGCGCTTTATGGTGTCACGTGGCCTGAGTGAGCGCAGAGCGCTCCGTGTCATTCGTATGAGTGCCAGTGCATTGCGCTACCAGCCAGCCCCTGACCGCAATGAGACATTGCGTGAACGCATTGTTGCCTTGGCACACCGGCATCGTCGCTATGGCGCTGGCATGATCTACCTGAAGCTGCGTCAGGCCGGAGAGCCGGTCAATCACAAGCGTGTTGAGCGTCTGTATGCGGAAGCTCGCTTGCAGGTGAAGCGTCGCAAGCGCAAGAAGGTTCCCATGTCTGAGCGAAAGCCACTTGGTCGCCCTGGGGGTGCCAATCAGGTCTGGTCAATGGATTTTGTGTTTGACCGGACGGCAGACGGACGAGTGATAAAGAGCCTCACGGTTGTCGATGACGCCACCCATGAAGCCGTGGCGATCGTGCCTGAACGTGCCATTAGCGGACTGTTTTTAACACGTATTCTGGATCACCTGGCCCTACAACGTGGCCGACCGAGCGCCATTCGTACGGATAATGGAAAGGAGTTCTGTGGGCGCGCCATGCTGTCATGGGCGCATCTACGTGGCGTTGCCCTGTTTTTAATCGAACCTGGAAAACCCAACCAAAACGCCTACATCGAATCGTTCAATGGGCGCTTTCGAGATGAATGCCTAAATGAGCATTGGTTCACCAGCCTTCAACACGCCCAGGTTGTCATCGAGGCATGGCGGCGGGAGTACAACGAAGAAAGACCGAAGAAGAGTCTTGGAGGGCTGACACCGTCAGCCTATGCCGAGCAACTGGTGGTAAAACACGATAAAGTTATTTCTGACTCTAAACCCGGGTGCTACTGAAGATGGGGTGACGTCGTACCATTGAGAAAGCGGAAAAAGCCGCAGGCGACGCACTGAACCGTCGCCGACATGCGCCTTCGCTCGGCGCTTTGACAGCTTCCCCGCATCAGGCTGCTCACAAGGGCGTCCATGTGTGTTCTTCAAAAGTGGGCTATGTCCAGCATATCGACCTGGAAACATTACAATCCTGCGCTGAAGCGCACGACTGCCGCGTGACGGTAGCGGCTCTGCCGGGCACCTTTGTGCATACGCACTTCCCGCTGCTTTCCATCGTGGGCGACACTCAACCAGGCACGACGCTTGAGACCGAGGCGTTCTCCAGCGCCTTCACGATTGGCTCAAGCCGTACCTTTGAAGATGATCCACGTTTCGGGCTTCTTGCGTTGTCCGAAATTGCCGACAAAGCGCTGTCGCCGGGCATCAATGATCCGGGAACCGCGATCAACGTCATTGGCACACTGGTGCGACTGTTTACACTTTGGCAGTCCCCCATTGATAAAGACGAATTACAGGCGATCACCTATGACCGTATATCAGTTCCAGAACTGGTGATCGACGATCTGTTTGACGATGCCTTTACAGCCATTGCCCGTGACGGCGCGGGTACGATTGAGGTTTCAATTCGATTGCAGAAAGCGCTGTGTGCGTTGGCCGCGGCAGATGACCAGGCGATGGCGACGGCCGCCAAAAAACATTCAAGGAGGGCACTGGCCCGTTCAGAAAGCGTCATGTCGCTTCAGGATGATATCGATGCGGTGCGCAAAACTGCTGAGTTTTCGGCTGTGTAAAAGCAGAACAACAGTTTATCCGTGTTATCGGATGTGCCATAAAAAAATCTACACAACCGCTATTCCATAACGGAATCTTTATCGCTGCTCATAGCTTTGTTTGTCTCCTACGCGGGCCACAGAGCAAAGATATAAGCTCCGTAAAGAAAGAGAAGCAAACCACCCTCAAGTCGATGAAGAAGCCGCCCCGTATAGAGTAAGGGAATTAGTATGACTGTGAACACAATCATTGTCGCATAATCCAGTGTCGATATACCTGCCGCGCTTAACGGTGAGATAAGCGATGATAGACCCAGTATCCCAAGAATATTGAATATATTTGAACCAACAATATTGCCTATCGCGATATCGGGTTGCTTACGGAAAGCAGCAACAATAGAGGTAGCCAATTCCGGCATGCTGGTGCCTGCAGCCACAATAGTTAGCCCAATAACTGCATCACTTACCCCGAAGTCCTTGGCCAAGTTGATGGAATGCTCCACCAGCAGACTAGACCCAATCACCAGCACTGCAAGACCGCCTAAGATGAATAAAATATCTACTATCCAATGCCGCGAAACTACTGGTGTTAACGGATCGCTCGGGGTAGCAATAGTGGTTGTTTCTTTGCGAGCCAGGACAACATTCACCCAGGTGTACGCGACAATTCCCACGAATAGTAGTCCGCCCTCAAAACGACCTAGCGCCTGATCCAATAGGAAAAATACCAATATAAGGGCCACCCCGAGGGCAATGGGTGCGTCTATTTTAATGATTTTCCGATGAACAGGAATCGGACATACCAGAGCCGTTAGACCGAGAATAAAAGCGATATTAAAGATATTCGAACCCACTACGTTCCCAACTGCGATATCACCTTGCTGCGAAAGACCCGCTTTGACGCTTACGACCAATTCTGGCGAACTGGTACCAAACGCTACAACCGTCAGTCCCACTATCAAGGGGCTTAGCCCAGCTCGCAACGCCAGTGTAGTGCTTCCTCTGACAAGCCCCTCGGCACCAACGAAGAGCAGCACAAGTGAAAAGACAATAAATACATAGTCAGTGATCATCTTTTTACCTATCCGCTTGAACAAATATTATTTATGTATGCTCGACGACTACGAACAGTCATAACTTTATGCTGCACGCTAGCGGTCTAGTCACTAGAAACGTATAAATTTATTAAAATTCAGCGTAAAAATGCCAATCAGCGCTTGTGCTTCATGATACTGATAAAAAGGCTACTGTTGTTGATGCCATAGCCGATCAGCGTCAAGCAGCGACTTTTAACAACCTTAGCACAACGTAAGCATGATTTGAGTCATTCATTGACCTCTACTCGATGGAGTATCATGCAATAAACGGCTCTACTTGCATCGATCTATGGCACGCACACAATGCGTCGCACCAAAGCTTCGCTGATTTACAGCCGCACGATAAATTTGAGAGCGATGCAACTGCTCCTGGATCATACGAAGCTTGAAAGCCCTGTCAGATACCTTGGGATAGAGGTAGATGATGCTTTGGAAATGGCAGAGCAGACGGAAGTTTGATGTCGTCAAATAACAGTCTAAACGAGGCTGCCTTTATTCGGCCAAGAGCGAAGTTCAGCCTGCTGGATAACTATTGCCAATCCCTCAACCTATTCCACTCCCTTGTGGCACATTACCACCCGGTTCCTACCGCCACGCTTACCATCGTAAAGCATCTGATCCGCTCGCGTGATTAGGGATTCGAGGTCGACTTCCTCAGCGTTTGCTACAGCGATACCGATAGTTACGCTTGGGCATAGCACCCCCATTTCTTCCTTTAACGGCAGCTCTGCCACCTCCTTTTTCAAGCGCTCCGCCACAACCTGAGCGTCATCAGGGCCGGTATTCGGAAGGGCCACCACAAATTCTTCACCTCCGAAACGCCCTATCACATCCGTGGGGCGGAGCGATTGCGCACAAACCTCCGCAATCTTGGCTAAAACCCAGTCGCCGTGACTGTGGCCCCAGGTATCGTTGATTCTCTTAAAATGGTCCACATCGATCATGAAAAACCCAAACGGCACCTTTTCCAATTGTGATCGCTGTAATAGCGCTTCGGCCAGGCTCATGAAATGGCCGCGATTATTAAGCCCCGTCAGCGCATCCCGCTCGGCGACCACCCGAAGCTGCTCTTCCAGCGATCTCCGATGCGCGATTTCCTTGTGAAGTTGGTGGTTTTGATCACGCTCTTCATGAAGCAATGCATACTGCTTGCGCTGCAGGCTTTCCAATCGCAGCAAGGCACAGAACCCCACTACATTGGTCATAATCAATAACAGCGCTATGCGAACCGTCCCTACTGATCCAATCTGCGCAAACAGCACGGCAGCGATCATAAAACCAATATTCAAATAGAGGCTGGCAAACGTTACGACGGTCAGCAGATTGGGAATCAGAAGATAGAATGCGATGGTGGCGACCACAACCGCTGTTACCTGAGTAGGGAGGCTCTCAGGGCGCAAAGGAACAATCAAAATGATACCCGTCGCCAGTATCCATAGCGGCAAAGCGTGCAACCAGACTCGGTATGTGCGCCCTTCCCAGCGCCTAATCGCAAAGGCCACCAGAAGGCACATGCTCACCACCACAATGCGCATGGCCAGCAGCAGATAAAACTCCCGGGTGAGGCCCAGCAAGTAATAGTCTGAAATCGCAAACATGCCAAAAACTAATGCCGCGATGCTCAAGGCAAGGCTGTACTCAAACCTCACGCTTTCCAGGATAGACCGGCGATACATCAACTCGCTGCCGACATCGCAAAACTGGCCCGTTAGCCAATGCACCTGATACCGCTTATCTTGTAACGACAAAGCCACAAACTCCCTGAGTAACGCGGCAATTTCTTATTGTTCAGCAAGCAGCAAGGGCCGCCAATCTGATTGGCTCGCTGGAGTAACAATGTAGGTGATCATACGCGCCTAATTTCTACATACGATACACTGCAAAAGCCGAATGCGCGTGGGCCAGTTTTGCACATTTTACCCACCGGTCAATGATGCGCGCTACTATCCTTTGGCACTGATGAGAGTGCTTTTTTGGGGCGCGATTTTACGGTGATAGTACAGAAAGCTAGCGGCCAGAAGCGGGCTTTTAGACGACACTGATATAACGCCAGTTATAAGCGGCCGAGTGAATGAGGTCCGGCACACGTAGTGCGCGGGCTTCATGGTTTTTATACTCATTGAGCTCAATTTTCTGCACCTTATTGAGCTTTAGGAAATGCTCTAACATCATATTGTGCCCCGATGCCGATAATTGAACTTTCCGGTATTTTTTTGGGTTTAGCTTCTTTCCGGAACTTCACGTCGATGAGTGCGCGAACGGGTAGAGAATCTGGTGAGTTAAACGACATCCCGCCCCATTGGAGCCGGAATGCCGTTATGTTACATCATTCGGTTTCCAGCGCGTCTATAGGCTCTTCAAAAGCGATAAACAATACACAGTCTTCGTCGGAACGACAGTGCGTGACATGAGCCAGTTTGGGCGGGCCATAAGCGTAAGTACCCGGTCTCAGAATCACCGGCTCCTGCCCGTCGTAATCTACCTCCATTTCACCGGCGACCAACACCATACGCTCAGCGGAGTGATGCCAGTGATGGTCGGCAGTGGTTTTAGCGGGGAGCCGGAAGAAAACGTCGGCATTATGGTCTTCCGGATCGCCCTGCAGAACAGCCAGACCACAGCCTTCGGGCATAAATTCTGGACAGGGGCCCCATTGAAGCTCCTCGTCGTCAAGGTTCCATATAAAGGCCCGATCGTCAGCATACGATGGTATTGTGACCAGCAGTGGGCCAGCGAACAACAGGGAGAATAGAGCCCTCAGAATGGTTACTTTGGTCTGAATAAACATGATTTTTCTCCGTTTAGTTAGTTCCGATATGTGCGGTACATCGTCGACCGACACTTCAGCCTATATGTGAACGATTTCCTCCTTGAGCGAATAGGCAATACCCAGAACTTCGTTGCAGACCGGGCCGGAATATTCCATCTCGTTCATCGCCTGCATGATGTCGTCAATCACGGCCAGGTATTCGGCCGCGCTTACGTTCATCCCGGTGTGAGTTTCAATCATCGACCGACCGGTGTATTCCACGGGTCCGCCAGTACCGGCCGCAATGAACTCTTTGACTTTCTCACGCGCATGGTCAATTGCCTCTTCATCGAGCACCCAATATCGTGGACCGACAATGTCACTCTCGAGGTGAAGTTCGACGATCCGGTTTACGAGTTTGTCAATACCGTTGAGACCGCCGAGTCTGTCGAAAAGGGTGTCACTCATGTCAAGATACTCCCTGTTGAATAAGTTTTCGGTTAGATGCGCCTTGCACCTACGCATAAATGCGTGACAATCCTTGTTACAACCACAACAAGAGGGTTGAGCGATGACGGAAGGGGAACTGACGCGGATTCGGGCTGCCCTCGACGCTGGCGACTATGTGCAGGCCCAGAAGCTACTAACGAGACTGTCAGAACCACCATCAGCCGCGCCACCCACTGCCGAGCTTTTGGAGCTGCGGGCCCAAGCGGCTTACGGTGCCGGTGATCTGGAGGAAACGCTGGCAGCGTACGCTGAGCTCTACCACCTGCACCTTGAAAACGACCGCACCCGGGAAGCGGCATTCGCGGCAGTTATGGTGGGCATGTACCTGATGATGGACACGGGCCTGATGGCCACCGTGCGCGCCTGGCTGTCCCGGGCGGAATGCCTGGTGAAAGACGCGC harbors:
- a CDS encoding CHAD domain-containing protein, with amino-acid sequence MRHLFVMRHAKAKQPSGDMADHQRPLRKRGKRQAAAMAPVLQRWQALEGEVYVSTSARTRATFDEIAGRLPDRPMANQVHFDEALYTFEGDALLAWLKALPEGAERVLIIGHNPALVELARWLDKASPTKLSTASVLHFTLPQTPWSAMEQGGATLVGSLSPEAASYPLFKRRAPKSPDPKNDMATRTRAMLAHQCWMIKALEPGVIAGEDPEFLHQYRVNLRRSRAVGESLRSVTKVPGLKKQLKALKHRARATSDLRDLDVFLEDLGNLSPPLSANTRKDLQQWLQACRAEQHNAVCQLLRAPEYAEQLQNWQAFIASDEVKKALSKLTPKRIKAVLDKRIARHDDDLAALSSDASDTALHELRKGLKRIRYLADLNPETPKPFLSELKHRQRLLGDFQDLCTRQAWLDAFCASSDNDSQQKQECSQWRASLEQPKQKLREEILAFVPLVNVAS
- a CDS encoding DUF2784 domain-containing protein — encoded protein: MMMSEQWLLLLLADAMLIIHVLFVAFVVLGLFAVFAGYFLKWRWVRNRVFRIVHLCAIGYVVMQSWLGAVCPLTTWEMALRAEAGAATYTGSFIQHWLHSLLYYSAPEWVFVVGYSVFGGLVLASWWVVRPHRRVRPR
- a CDS encoding LysE family translocator; amino-acid sequence: MQFDMWFIYLVSCVGLSLSPGPNGLLALTHGVLHGSRKTLFTISGGAIGFVIVIALCMFGIGALIKSSVMWLSILKWVGGAYLVWLGIQVWRSPPISTTAHPDEMVTSGWSLFRQGALASITNPKVLLFFSAFLPQFLDPQNSLVHQFVIMAATFVMTEFLAEFILASAASRIRHWLERAGRGFNRVCGGVFMAIGAALPLRA
- a CDS encoding DUF2254 family protein, with product MAQSKRFTLDRLRFAFSRLNERLWVKPLMLCVLSIGGTFIAMLADDMGLSSVLPDITLESVESLLTIMASSMLVIATFAVGSMVAAYASASTGATPRSIPLVIADDVTQNALSAFIGAFIFSIVSLITLKNDMFDAAGRFAIFALTLLVFAIVIITFVRWVDRIARLGKVLNTRRHPLIE
- a CDS encoding IS3 family transposase (programmed frameshift); translated protein: MKKRFSEEQIIGFLAEAEAGLPIKELCRRHGFSEASYYLWRSKFGGMSVPDAKRLKELEAENGRLKKLLAESLLEMEVTREALRKKLVSAPARRDVVRFMVSRGLSERRALRVIRMSASALRYQPAPDRNETLRERIVALAHRHRRYGAGMIYLKLRQAGEPVNHKRVERLYAEARLQVKRRKRKKVPMSERKPLGRPGGANQVWSMDFVFDRTADGRVIKSLTVVDDATHEAVAIVPERAISGLFLTRILDHLALQRGRPSAIRTDNGKEFCGRAMLSWAHLRGVALFLIEPGKPNQNAYIESFNGRFRDECLNEHWFTSLQHAQVVIEAWRREYNEERPKKSLGGLTPSAYAEQLVVKHDKVISDSKPGCY
- a CDS encoding DUF2254 domain-containing protein → MEKAEKAAGDALNRRRHAPSLGALTASPHQAAHKGVHVCSSKVGYVQHIDLETLQSCAEAHDCRVTVAALPGTFVHTHFPLLSIVGDTQPGTTLETEAFSSAFTIGSSRTFEDDPRFGLLALSEIADKALSPGINDPGTAINVIGTLVRLFTLWQSPIDKDELQAITYDRISVPELVIDDLFDDAFTAIARDGAGTIEVSIRLQKALCALAAADDQAMATAAKKHSRRALARSESVMSLQDDIDAVRKTAEFSAV
- a CDS encoding calcium/sodium antiporter; this translates as MITDYVFIVFSLVLLFVGAEGLVRGSTTLALRAGLSPLIVGLTVVAFGTSSPELVVSVKAGLSQQGDIAVGNVVGSNIFNIAFILGLTALVCPIPVHRKIIKIDAPIALGVALILVFFLLDQALGRFEGGLLFVGIVAYTWVNVVLARKETTTIATPSDPLTPVVSRHWIVDILFILGGLAVLVIGSSLLVEHSINLAKDFGVSDAVIGLTIVAAGTSMPELATSIVAAFRKQPDIAIGNIVGSNIFNILGILGLSSLISPLSAAGISTLDYATMIVFTVILIPLLYTGRLLHRLEGGLLLFLYGAYIFALWPA
- a CDS encoding GGDEF domain-containing protein encodes the protein MSLQDKRYQVHWLTGQFCDVGSELMYRRSILESVRFEYSLALSIAALVFGMFAISDYYLLGLTREFYLLLAMRIVVVSMCLLVAFAIRRWEGRTYRVWLHALPLWILATGIILIVPLRPESLPTQVTAVVVATIAFYLLIPNLLTVVTFASLYLNIGFMIAAVLFAQIGSVGTVRIALLLIMTNVVGFCALLRLESLQRKQYALLHEERDQNHQLHKEIAHRRSLEEQLRVVAERDALTGLNNRGHFMSLAEALLQRSQLEKVPFGFFMIDVDHFKRINDTWGHSHGDWVLAKIAEVCAQSLRPTDVIGRFGGEEFVVALPNTGPDDAQVVAERLKKEVAELPLKEEMGVLCPSVTIGIAVANAEEVDLESLITRADQMLYDGKRGGRNRVVMCHKGVE
- a CDS encoding DUF4437 domain-containing protein, which produces MFIQTKVTILRALFSLLFAGPLLVTIPSYADDRAFIWNLDDEELQWGPCPEFMPEGCGLAVLQGDPEDHNADVFFRLPAKTTADHHWHHSAERMVLVAGEMEVDYDGQEPVILRPGTYAYGPPKLAHVTHCRSDEDCVLFIAFEEPIDALETE
- a CDS encoding truncated hemoglobin; the encoded protein is MSDTLFDRLGGLNGIDKLVNRIVELHLESDIVGPRYWVLDEEAIDHAREKVKEFIAAGTGGPVEYTGRSMIETHTGMNVSAAEYLAVIDDIMQAMNEMEYSGPVCNEVLGIAYSLKEEIVHI